A single window of Lutzomyia longipalpis isolate SR_M1_2022 chromosome 1, ASM2433408v1 DNA harbors:
- the LOC129792378 gene encoding histone PARylation factor 1-like has protein sequence MSESKKQDCKYGAECYQKNPAHKAKYNHPGDDAELESAKRERSPGTDSEESTKKLKESPAAASKANPEDSAPSGSGEEKELTLDDLKNPFKSADRLEGINENEVQDGDIVDPWAHRIRFSQMQEYKQLLSDPKLFFKHKFCVEMPEDFYGFWEFCKSQTKEGGKPECLFEQVGLQLVGPFDYMAGKFHDAPLREPGDYFRHWRFYYDPPEFQTVFVKKGTGIHYGYWRDSPFAEQCFFARNDASKGCQFTIFDTNIFNAVSYFLDKDANVTPFTKAKVGALKKSLQSWVADHEVDVTSAPTLIKERQRKLVCKTFHTAGLVVPVEAKTKIGYRPLMETDADLKKILSKIDDGHSLQSLMSTLQPIITAASIAVDEGDYGTSIELALDFYAHGSPELHNCIRNLSVVGYTQAGHPQFLAILKAQLDNRRKGFNLSILEEA, from the exons atgagtgaatcAAAGAAGCAAGATTGTAAATATGGTGCGGAATGCTATCAGAAAAATCCAGCGCACAAGGCCAAGTACAATCATCCGGGAGACGACGCTGAATTGGAGTCGGCAAAGCGTGAAAGATCTCCAGGAACTGACAGCGAGGAATCCACAAAGAAGCTCAAAGAATCCCCAGCAGCAGCTTCCAAAGCAAACCCGGAGGATAGTGCCCCGTCAGGTTCGGGGGAAGAAAAGGAATTAACGCTGGATGACCTGAAGAATCCATTCAAGAGCGCTGACAGACTCGAAGGAATCAATGAGAATGAAGTTCAGGATGGAGATATTGTGGATCCTTGGGCACACAGGATACGTTTTTCCCAAATGCAAGAGTACAAGCAATTGCTGAGTGACCCTAAGTTGTTCTTTAAGCATAAATTCTGCGTGGAAATGCCGGAAGATTTCTACGGGTTTTGGGAATTTTGTAAATCCCAGACGAAGGAGGGGGGAAAGCCGGAGTGCCTTTTTGAGCAAGTGGGGCTCCAACTGGTGGGTCCCTTTGACTACATGGCGGGGAAATTTCACGATGCCCCCCTCAGGGAGCCGGGAGACTACTTCCGCCACTGGCGCTTCTACTACGACCCACCGGAATTCCAAACTGTCTTCGTGAAGAAGGGCACAGGGATACACTACGGGTACTGGAGGGATAGTCCCTTTGCTGAGCAGTGCTTCTTTGCCCGCAATGACGCCTCCAAGGGGTGCCAGTTTACCATATTTGatacaaacatttttaatgcCGTCAGCTACTTCCTGGACAAAGATGCCAACGTGACCCCCTTCACAAAGGCAAAAGTGGGCGCACTGAAGAAGAGTCTTCAGAGTTGGGTGGCAGACCATGAGGTGGATGTGACGAGTGCCCCAACACTGATAAAGGAGCGTCAACGGAAGCTCGTTTGTAAGACATTTCACACAGCTGGACTTGTTGTTCCGGTGGAAGCGAAGACGAAAATTGGCTATCGCCCCCTCATGGAAACTGACGCTGACCTCAAGAAGATCCTGTCGAAGATTGACGATGGCCACAGCCTCCAGTCACTCATGAGTACACTACAACCCATCATCACAGCTGCCAGCATTg cCGTCGACGAGGGTGACTACGGAACATCAATTGAGCTGGCCTTAGATTTCTACGCTCACGGATCACCGGAATTGCACAACTGCATAAGGAACCTCTCAGTTGTGGGATACACGCAGGCTGGTCATCCGCAGTTCCTGGCAATTCTCaaa GCTCAACTGGACAATCGCCGCAAGGGATTCAATCTCAGCATCCTAGAAGAAGCTTGA